One segment of Theobroma cacao cultivar B97-61/B2 chromosome 9, Criollo_cocoa_genome_V2, whole genome shotgun sequence DNA contains the following:
- the LOC18587635 gene encoding vitellogenin, protein MEVLVGSTFGIEVAASATYVRDRPQEKISSSSSSSSSSAAACLFIKEHDAGGADPTGEGTGSDLGSPELSSESSSSIGAPGHSDDEEEEGVVSSGGSGGLASLVSIEDSLPIKRGLSNHYAGKSKSFANLSDISSVEDLQKPENPFNKRRRVLLANKWSRKSSFYSWRNPNSMPLLALNEDDEEDGEDKETPSISSSSSSSSSNDKLSVAAQKPKLQQSKLKATFKSQSCFSLTDLQVEHQ, encoded by the exons ATGGAGGTTCTGGTGGGTTCCACGTTCGGCATCGAGGTTGCTGCGTCCGCCACATACGTTAGAGACCGTCCTCAGGAGAAGAtttcctcctcctcctcctcctcctcctcctccgcCGCCGCTTGCTTGTTTATCAAGGAGCACGATGCTGGTGGCGCCGATCCCACCGGGGAGGGAACAGGGTCGGATCTCGGGTCGCCGGAGCTATCTTCGGAGAGTTCGTCTTCGATCGGAGCTCCGGGACACAGCGATGATGAAGAGGAAGAGGGCGTCGTTTCATCTGGGGGAAGTGGTGGGTTGGCTTCTTTGGTTTCTATAGAGGACTCTCTTCCCATCAA GAGGGGATTGTCGAATCATTATGCAGGGAAATCAAAGTCATTTGCTAATCTCTCAGATATAAGCTCAGTGGAAGATCTGCAGAAGCCAGAGAATCCTTTCAACAAAAGGAGGAGGGTGTTACTTGCAAACAAGTGGTCCAGGAAGTCATCTTTCTACTCTTGGCGGAACCCCAACTCCATGCCCCTCCTTGCTTTGAATGAAGACGATGAAGAAGATGGAGAGGATAAAGAAACgccatcaatatcatcatcatcatcatcatcatcatcaaatgaTAAACTATCAGTAGCCGCACAAAAACCAAAATTGCAGCAAAGCAAGCTGAAGGCCACTTTTAAGTCGCAGAGTTGTTTCTCTCTAACAGATCTGCAAGTAGAACATCAATGA
- the LOC18587636 gene encoding exocyst complex component EXO70A1: MEPSANDNDCKNNNCIDNLIAAKKSLKLSLEKSKTLGLALEKAGPRLEEIKQRLPSLEAAVRPIRADKDALAAVGGHINRAVGPAAAVLKVFDAVHGLEKSLLSDPRNDLPGYLSVLKRLEEALRFLGDNCGLAIQWLEDIVEYLEDNRVADGLYLSNLKKSLKGLRELQKDGEKIHIDGGLLDAALDKLESEFRRLLTEHSVPLPMSSPSLGEQACIAPSPLPVTVIQKLQAILGRLIANNRLEKCITIYVEVRSSNVRASLQALDLDYLEISVSEFNDVQSIDGYIGQWGKHLEFAVKHLFEAEFQLCNDVFERIGLDVWMGCFAKIAAQAGILAFLQFGKTVTESKKDPIKLLKLLDIFASLNKLRLDFNRLFGGAACIEIQNLTRDLIRRVIDGAAEIFWELFVQVELQRQSPPPQDGSVPRLVSFITDYCNKLLGDGYKPILTQVLVIHRSWKHEKFQERILVSEVLKIVKAIDLNLETWVKAYDDATLSYLFAMNNHWHLYKHLKGTGLGELMGDSWLKEHEQYKEYYSTVFLRESWGKLPGHLSREGLILFSGGRATARDLVKKRLKTFNEAFDEMYKRQSGWVISERDLREKTCQLIVQTVLPVYRSYMQNYGPLVEQDASSSKYAKYTVQGLEQMLLSLFLPRRERYGSFKGRPTSGKLDNGVDLRRTASAVV, translated from the coding sequence ATGGAACCATCAGCAAATGATAATGATTGCAAGAACAATAATTGTATTGATAATTTGATAGCTGCAAAGAAGTCACTAAAGCTTAGCTTAGAGAAATCGAAAACCCTAGGATTGGCTCTTGAAAAGGCTGGACCTAGATTAGAGGAGATCAAACAAAGATTGCCTTCCTTAGAAGCTGCTGTCCGCCCAATTCGTGCCGACAAAGATGCTCTTGCTGCTGTTGGTGGTCACATTAACCGAGCCGTGGGCCCTGCTGCAGCTGTGCTTAAGGTTTTTGATGCCGTTCATGGACTTGAAAAGTCCTTACTGTCAGATCCCAGGAATGATCTGCCTGGGTATTTATCGGTGTTGAAACGCCTTGAAGAGGCATTAAGGTTTCTGGGTGATAATTGCGGCTTGGCGATTCAATGGTTGGAAGATATAGTTGAGTATTTGGAGGATAACAGAGTTGCTGATGGGCTGTATCTTTCAAATCTGAAGAAGTCACTCAAGGGTCTAAGGGAGTTGCAAAAGGATGGGGAAAAAATACATATTGATGGTGGGCTTTTAGATGCTGCATTAGATAAATTGGAAAGTGAGTTTAGACGACTATTGACGGAGCATAGTGTGCCACTTCCAATGTCATCTCCATCGCTAGGCGAACAAGCATGCATTGCACCGTCCCCATTACCTGTGACTGTTATTCAGAAGTTGCAAGCAATTCTTGGTAGGCTGATTGCTAATAATAGACTTGAGAAGTGCATTACAATTTATGTTGAAGTTCGTAGCTCAAATGTCAGAGCTAGTTTGCAGGCACTTGATTTGGATTATCTTGAGATCTCGGTCTCAGAATTTAATGATGTGCAGAGCATAGATGGGTATATAGGACAGTGGGGAAAACATTTGGAGTTTGCAGTAAAGCATTTGTTTGAGGCAGAGTTCCAACTTTGTAATGATGTTTTTGAGAGGATTGGTCTGGATGTTTGGATGGGATGCTTTGCTAAAATAGCTGCTCAAGCTGGTATTCTTGCTTTTCTTCAGTTTGGGAAGACTGTTACAGAAAGTAAGAAAGATCCTATTAAGCTGCTGAAGTTATTGGATATATTTGCTTCTCTAAACAAATTGAGATTGGATTTCAACCGGCTTTTCGGCGGAGCAGCATGTATTGAGATCCAAAACCTGACAAGAGATCTCATCAGGAGGGTGATTGATGGTGCAGCTGAAATTTTCTGGGAACTTTTTGTACAGGTGGAATTACAAAGGCAGAGCCCGCCCCCTCAGGATGGGAGCGTTCCAAGATTGGTGAGTTTTATAACTGATTACTGTAATAAACTTCTTGGTGATGGTTATAAGCCTATCCTGACCCAAGTTCTGGTCATTCACCGAAGTTGGAAGCATGAAAAATTCCAAGAGAGGATTCTTGTCAGtgaggttttgaaaatagttaaggccattgatttgaatttggaGACATGGGTGAAAGCGTATGATGATGCTACCCTGTCCTATCTTTTTGCAATGAACAACCACTGGCATCTGTACAAACACTTAAAGGGGACGGGACTTGGAGAGCTCATGGGAGATTCTTGGTTGAAAGAACATGAACAGTACAAGGAGTATTATTCCACTGTCTTCTTAAGGGAGAGCTGGGGGAAACTTCCTGGTCATTTAAGCCGGGAAGGTTTAATTCTGTTCTCAGGGGGCCGTGCCACTGCTCGTGATCTTGTAAAGAAAAGGCTGAAGACTTTCAATGAAGCTTTTGATGAGATGTATAAGAGGCAGTCTGGTTGGGTTATCTCAGAAAGAGATTTGAGGGAGAAGACATGCCAGCTAATAGTGCAGACTGTGCTACCTGTCTATCGAAGCTATATGCAAAATTATGGGCCATTGGTAGAGCAAGATGCAAGTTCCAGTAAGTATGCAAAGTACACAGTGCAGGGTTTGGAGCAAATgctcctctctctttttctgcCAAGGCGGGAAAGGTATGGTAGTTTTAAAGGCAGGCCAACCAGCGGCAAATTGGATAATGGGGTAGATCTACGCCGTACTGCATCTGCAGTTGTGTGA
- the LOC18587637 gene encoding probable WRKY transcription factor 17 produces the protein MAVDLISFPKMDDQKAIQEAASQGLKSMEHLICLLSHQSNQVDCTDLADITVSKFKKVISLLNRTGHARFRRGPIQSSSSSSSPSSSSAALYVPNSHKTRALTPAPAATSATINPAPVAAPVITPASFVQSQTHSLTLDFTKPSLFSSNTKSTELEFTKESFSVSSNSSFMSSAITGDGSVSNGKQGSSLFLAPAPTVSAGKPPLSSAPYKKRCHEHDHSEDLSGKFSGSGNGKCHCSKRRKNRVKKVIRVPAISSKIADIPPDEFSWRKYGQKPIKGSPYPRGYYKCSTIRGCPARKHVERAPDDPAMLIVTYEGEHRHSQPAMQDNVAPGVGLVFEST, from the exons ATGGCGGTGGATCTGATCAGTTTTCCGAAGATGGATGATCAGAAGGCCATACAAGAGGCTGCATCGCAAGGCTTGAAGAGCATGGAGCACCTGATCTGCCTCCTTTCTCACCAGTCAAACCAAGTCGACTGCACGGACCTGGCCGACATCACCGTCTCTAAGTTCAAGAAGGTCATCTCGCTTCTCAACAGGACCGGTCACGCCCGGTTCAGACGAGGACCGATTCAGTCCTCATCTTCCTCGTCTTCCCCATCATCATCCTCTGCTGCTCTATATGTTCCTAATTCCCACAAGACTCGGGCTCTAACTCCGGCTCCGGCTGCTACCTCAGCGACTATAAATCCGGCGCCAGTCGCTGCTCCGGTGATCACTCCCGCTAGTTTCGTCCAATCGCAGACACACAGTTTGACGCTCGACTTTACAAAACCTAGTTTGTTCAGCTCCAACACTAAAAGCACTGAGTTGGAGTTCACAAAAGAAAGCTTCAGCGTTTCGTCGAACTCTTCGTTTATGTCTTCTGCCATCACCGGAGACGGCAGCGTTTCCAACGGGAAGCAAGGATCCTCTCTATTCTTGGCGCCGGCACCGACCGTTTCCGCGGGAAAACCACCGCTCTCCTCGGCTCCGTACAAGAAGAGGTGCCACGAACACGACCACTCCGAGGACTTATCCGGCAAGTTCTCCGGGTCCGGCAACGGCAAGTGCCATTGCTCAAAGCGAAG GAAGAATCGTGTGAAAAAAGTTATCAGAGTTCCAGCGATCAGTTCGAAGATCGCCGATATTCCACCGGACGAATTTTCCTGGAGGAAGTACGGGCAAAAGCCGATCAAGGGCTCACCGTACCCACG GGGATATTACAAGTGCAGTACCATCAGAGGATGCCCAGCGAGGAAACACGTGGAGCGAGCCCCGGATGATCCGGCTATGTTGATCGTAACTTACGAAGGGGAGCACCGCCACTCTCAACCCGCGATGCAGGACAACGTGGCTCCTGGGGTGGGACTGGTCTTCGAGTCAACGTGA